In one window of Corallococcus macrosporus DNA:
- a CDS encoding serine/threonine-protein kinase, translating into MSESSAHLVEVELLDLADGIPSQSLRERAETHLDACAVCREALADFLRVRAASAPDVHAAPTAVVLSEAPRTRASRTGYPQVAQGTLLGRYVVLERLGAGGMGVVHAAYDPSLDRRIGLKLLRTLSSTGGAAGLTEQLLREAQAAARTRHPHVVTVHDVGTFGDVVFIAMELVDGGTLRQHLKASARPWRDVVRLYLQAGRGLAAAHAAGVVHRDFKPDNVLVDKEGRARVTDFGLARLESTEGMDAPSLASGEAVPPAAGPARAPAEAASLKKAPLVTSVAGTPGYIAPEVLTGAPADARSDQYAFCVSLYEGLHGQRPSSAEAGGLANRSNIPRAVHALIVRGLSRAPSERHPSMTVLLDALERAAFPRTGAKMAAAGVGAGLLAIVAALVVARGPSPCAEDPSRFQGVWDADRKAALLKAFQATGAPDAVAAYETTARALDAYVSGWSDSRRDACLATHEHGTQSTAVLDLRTNCLERRRRELTSLTEVLLSADRAGVATAPEAAQALSPLSRCADVEALSQPVPPPERPEVAARVKAAYAKLDDARARLGADRWQDAVDRVAPIIKEAEALGYQPLLGEALLIEGEARAFLRDEAAEPALRRAMLASLSGRDDLRAAEAAVHQVFVDGEVTQRPEQAKAHADEARALLARSGGNPELESQLLVYEGNSLEQQSRSSEALPLIQQGLALQERLHGRDSPRLARGLLTLASTQRSMGRKEDALATVQRARNILEAAYGPDHPKVAITLNNIGGTLVELQRYQEGQEAFLEVLRRYERIYGPDHQPLRYVAGLRGNLSAAAYRMGRYDEAERHMHEARAIYNQLFPKGSVFRIRTGTNLSQILMNQSRMAEAQALLQQMEEEAMVGRADGRKDPIFAAPARCMAEAWMRLDQPARAVAEAKRAVAIVRELEAESELGEVLRVLTLALIQAKQLNEARDAARELLALHHKLAGAEARPPMEVAEMLAELALARGEVEQALPWAEQALEAWNQTAASPLEMANIRFVLARALRRAHREPERARALAAAARDAVLPTPEPRMLKLSELDAFLSAP; encoded by the coding sequence ATGTCCGAGTCCTCCGCCCATCTCGTGGAGGTCGAGCTGCTCGACCTCGCGGATGGCATTCCGTCGCAGTCCCTGCGCGAGCGCGCCGAGACCCACCTGGATGCCTGCGCGGTCTGCCGGGAGGCCCTGGCGGACTTCCTGCGGGTGCGCGCCGCTTCCGCGCCCGACGTGCACGCCGCGCCCACGGCCGTGGTGCTGTCGGAGGCGCCGCGCACGCGGGCTTCGAGGACGGGCTATCCGCAGGTGGCGCAGGGCACGCTGCTGGGGCGCTACGTGGTGCTGGAGCGGCTGGGCGCGGGCGGGATGGGCGTCGTCCACGCGGCGTATGATCCGAGCCTCGACCGGCGCATCGGCCTGAAGCTGCTGCGCACGCTGTCCTCGACGGGCGGTGCCGCGGGGCTGACGGAGCAGCTGCTTCGTGAGGCCCAGGCCGCCGCGCGCACCCGCCACCCGCATGTCGTCACGGTGCACGACGTGGGGACGTTCGGGGACGTGGTCTTCATCGCGATGGAGCTGGTGGACGGGGGCACGCTGCGCCAGCACCTGAAGGCGTCCGCGAGGCCGTGGCGCGACGTGGTGCGGTTGTATCTGCAGGCGGGCCGGGGGCTCGCGGCGGCGCACGCGGCGGGCGTGGTGCACCGGGACTTCAAGCCGGACAACGTCCTCGTGGACAAGGAGGGCCGCGCCCGCGTGACGGACTTCGGGCTGGCGCGCCTGGAGTCCACCGAAGGCATGGACGCCCCTTCGCTGGCCTCGGGTGAGGCCGTGCCTCCGGCGGCGGGCCCCGCGCGGGCTCCGGCCGAGGCCGCGTCCCTGAAGAAGGCCCCGCTGGTCACCAGCGTCGCCGGCACTCCCGGATACATCGCGCCGGAGGTGCTCACGGGCGCTCCGGCCGATGCCCGGTCGGATCAGTACGCGTTCTGCGTGTCGCTGTACGAAGGGCTGCACGGCCAGAGGCCCTCCTCCGCCGAAGCGGGCGGCCTCGCGAACCGGAGCAACATCCCTCGCGCCGTGCACGCGCTCATCGTGCGCGGACTGTCGCGTGCGCCCTCGGAGCGCCATCCCTCCATGACGGTCCTGCTCGACGCGTTGGAGCGGGCGGCGTTCCCGCGCACCGGCGCGAAGATGGCGGCGGCGGGCGTGGGCGCGGGCCTGCTCGCCATCGTGGCAGCGTTGGTGGTCGCACGCGGCCCTTCGCCCTGCGCGGAGGACCCTTCGCGCTTCCAGGGCGTCTGGGACGCGGACCGCAAGGCGGCGCTGCTCAAGGCCTTCCAGGCCACGGGCGCACCGGACGCCGTCGCGGCCTACGAGACCACGGCCCGCGCGCTGGATGCCTATGTCTCCGGCTGGAGCGACAGCCGGCGCGATGCGTGCCTCGCCACGCACGAACACGGCACCCAGTCCACCGCGGTGCTGGACCTGCGCACGAACTGCCTGGAGCGCCGCCGCCGGGAGCTGACCTCGCTGACCGAGGTGCTCCTCTCCGCGGACCGGGCGGGCGTCGCAACCGCGCCGGAAGCCGCGCAGGCGTTGAGCCCGCTCTCGCGCTGCGCGGACGTGGAGGCCCTGTCCCAGCCCGTGCCTCCGCCGGAGCGCCCCGAGGTCGCCGCTCGCGTGAAGGCCGCGTACGCGAAGCTGGACGACGCGCGGGCCCGCCTGGGCGCGGACCGGTGGCAGGACGCCGTGGACCGCGTCGCTCCCATCATCAAAGAGGCCGAGGCGCTGGGCTACCAGCCGCTCCTCGGCGAAGCCCTGCTCATCGAAGGCGAAGCCCGCGCCTTCCTGCGCGACGAGGCCGCGGAACCCGCGCTGCGCCGCGCGATGCTCGCGTCCCTGTCCGGGCGCGACGATCTGCGCGCCGCGGAGGCCGCCGTCCATCAGGTCTTCGTCGACGGCGAAGTGACCCAGCGCCCGGAGCAGGCGAAGGCCCACGCCGACGAGGCCCGGGCGCTCCTGGCGCGCTCCGGCGGCAACCCGGAGCTGGAGTCGCAGTTGCTCGTGTACGAAGGCAACTCGCTGGAACAGCAGTCGCGTTCCTCGGAAGCACTGCCGCTCATCCAGCAGGGGCTGGCGCTCCAGGAGCGGCTGCATGGCCGAGACTCACCCCGGCTTGCCCGCGGGCTGCTCACCCTGGCCTCCACCCAGCGGTCCATGGGGCGCAAGGAGGATGCGCTCGCGACCGTCCAGCGCGCCCGGAATATCCTGGAGGCCGCCTACGGCCCGGACCACCCGAAGGTCGCCATCACCCTCAACAACATTGGCGGCACCCTGGTGGAACTGCAGCGCTACCAGGAGGGCCAGGAGGCCTTCCTGGAGGTCCTGCGCCGCTATGAGCGCATCTACGGTCCGGATCACCAGCCCCTGCGCTACGTCGCCGGTCTGCGAGGGAACCTGAGCGCGGCGGCCTACCGCATGGGGCGCTACGACGAGGCCGAGCGCCACATGCACGAGGCCCGGGCCATCTACAACCAGCTGTTCCCCAAGGGCTCCGTCTTCCGCATCCGCACGGGCACCAACCTGTCCCAGATCCTCATGAACCAGAGCCGGATGGCCGAGGCCCAGGCGCTGCTCCAGCAGATGGAGGAGGAGGCGATGGTGGGCCGGGCCGATGGCCGCAAGGACCCCATCTTCGCGGCGCCAGCACGCTGCATGGCGGAGGCCTGGATGCGGCTGGATCAGCCCGCGCGCGCCGTCGCGGAGGCGAAGCGCGCCGTGGCCATCGTGCGGGAGCTGGAGGCGGAGAGCGAACTGGGCGAGGTGCTGCGCGTCCTGACCCTGGCCCTCATCCAGGCGAAGCAGCTCAACGAGGCCCGGGACGCGGCGCGCGAGCTCCTGGCCCTGCACCACAAGCTCGCGGGCGCGGAGGCCCGGCCTCCCATGGAGGTGGCGGAGATGCTGGCCGAACTTGCCCTGGCAAGGGGCGAGGTGGAGCAGGCCCTCCCGTGGGCGGAGCAGGCCCTGGAGGCCTGGAACCAGACGGCGGCCTCCCCCCTGGAGATGGCCAACATCCGCTTCGTCCTGGCCCGCGCGCTGCGCCGCGCCCACCGCGAGCCGGAGCGGGCCCGCGCGCTGGCCGCCGCGGCCCGCGACGCCGTGCTCCCCACCCCCGAGCCCCGGATGCTCAAGCTCTCCGAGCTGGACGCGTTCCTGAGCGCGCCCTGA
- a CDS encoding glutathione S-transferase C-terminal domain-containing protein, which translates to MRTLVGLTSSGWTEKARWALDHHRVTYRYQDYVPLIQERWLRKQVAPGVKPSVPLLVDPPQAATHGSFAIAKRAEELGQGSPLFPAAHLDAITAWNDTSEEVLDLARAYAMPRMLTISRAQAEALPKFVPGFLRPLFAPSARLGMRYVVKKHQVADGTPEVIEAKVAPAYDKLRAALGGRPYLLAAGFTYADITTAAMLVLLGPPADRHLPMGPGTREVWTHPGLAARFPDLLAWRDALYDKHRRT; encoded by the coding sequence ATGCGAACCCTCGTCGGACTGACCTCTTCGGGCTGGACGGAGAAGGCCCGGTGGGCGTTGGACCACCACCGCGTCACCTACCGCTACCAGGACTACGTCCCCCTCATCCAGGAGCGCTGGCTGCGCAAGCAGGTGGCGCCCGGCGTGAAGCCCTCCGTGCCGCTGCTCGTGGATCCGCCCCAGGCCGCGACGCACGGCTCGTTCGCCATCGCGAAGCGCGCGGAGGAGCTGGGGCAGGGGAGCCCGCTGTTCCCGGCCGCGCACCTGGACGCCATCACCGCGTGGAACGACACCAGCGAAGAGGTGCTGGACCTGGCGCGCGCCTACGCCATGCCGCGCATGCTGACGATCTCCCGCGCCCAGGCGGAGGCCCTGCCGAAGTTCGTCCCCGGCTTCCTGCGCCCGCTGTTCGCGCCCTCCGCGCGCCTGGGCATGCGCTACGTGGTGAAGAAGCACCAGGTGGCGGATGGCACGCCGGAGGTCATCGAGGCCAAGGTCGCCCCCGCCTACGACAAGCTGCGCGCGGCGCTGGGCGGCCGGCCCTACCTGCTGGCGGCGGGCTTCACCTACGCGGACATCACCACCGCGGCGATGCTCGTGCTCCTGGGGCCGCCGGCGGACCGGCACCTGCCCATGGGGCCGGGCACGCGCGAGGTGTGGACCCATCCAGGGCTCGCCGCGCGCTTCCCGGACCTGCTCGCGTGGCGCGACGCGCTCTACGACAAGCACCGCCGCACCTGA
- the clpB gene encoding ATP-dependent chaperone ClpB — protein MRLDKYTVKAQEAIQEGQSLARRADNPHYEPEHLATALLGQKDGIVDPLLRKIGVDVKLFAGRLGEALQKLPRIQGGESAMLSQRLMKTFDKAEDEAKALKDDFTSSEHLLLALTQDKGAVGEAMKSSGVTRERVQAGLKEVRGSARVTSADAESTYQALEKYGRDLTEAARSGKLDPVIGRDEEIRRCIQVLSRRTKNNPVLIGEPGVGKTAIAEGLARRIVDGDVPEGLKNKRLITLDLGAMVAGAKYRGEFEERLKAVLKEVADAAGEIILFIDEMHTLVGAGKAEGAMDAGNMLKPALARGELHCIGATTLDEYRKHIEKDAALERRFQPVFVGEPTVHDTISILRGLKERYEVHHGVRIQDSALVAAATLSHRYIADRFLPDKAIDLVDEASSRLRIEIDSMPTEIDDIRRKVTQLEIEREGLRKETDPHSRERLATIEKELANLNEKFNSLKAHWDEEKKAIAALRTLKEKQEKARNDQAAAERQGDLNRAAELKFGVIPGLEKEVTAQNEKLAELQKHQKFLKEEVDSEDIASVVAKWTGIPVSKLMEGEMQKLVKMEDRLAERVIGQRSAIEAVSNAVRRARSGLQDPNRPIGSFIFLGPTGVGKTETAKALAEFLFDDDTAMVRIDMSEYMEKHAVSRLVGAPPGYVGYEEGGQLTEAVRRRPYTVVLFDEIEKAHHDVFNILLQILDEGRVTDSQGRTVDFRNTVLILTSNIGSQAIQEGMAGTDTLNEKTRGEVMEALRGHFRPEFLNRVDEIVVFEPLRKKDIYRIVDIQLGKLQKLLQAKRLTLDLTDSARELLAERGYDPTYGARPLKRAVQKYLLDPLALQVLNGEFAPGEHIQADAGPDGLTFAKVLVDNSKGVKKTA, from the coding sequence ATGCGACTCGACAAATACACGGTGAAGGCGCAGGAGGCGATCCAGGAGGGTCAGTCCCTGGCCCGCCGGGCCGACAATCCCCACTACGAGCCGGAGCACCTGGCCACGGCGCTGCTGGGGCAGAAGGACGGCATCGTCGACCCCCTGCTGCGCAAGATTGGCGTGGACGTGAAGCTGTTCGCGGGCCGGCTGGGCGAAGCGCTCCAGAAGCTCCCGCGCATCCAGGGCGGCGAGAGCGCCATGCTCAGCCAGCGCCTGATGAAGACCTTCGACAAGGCGGAGGACGAGGCCAAGGCGCTGAAGGACGACTTCACGTCCTCCGAGCACCTGCTGCTCGCGCTGACCCAGGACAAGGGCGCCGTCGGCGAGGCCATGAAGTCCTCCGGCGTGACGCGCGAGCGCGTGCAGGCGGGCCTCAAGGAGGTCCGCGGTTCCGCGCGCGTGACGAGCGCCGACGCGGAGTCCACCTACCAGGCGCTGGAGAAGTACGGCCGCGACCTCACGGAGGCCGCGCGCAGCGGCAAGCTGGACCCCGTCATCGGACGCGACGAGGAGATCCGCCGCTGCATCCAAGTGCTCAGCCGCCGCACCAAGAACAACCCCGTCCTCATCGGTGAGCCGGGCGTGGGCAAGACGGCCATCGCCGAAGGGCTCGCGCGCCGCATCGTGGACGGCGACGTGCCGGAGGGCCTGAAGAACAAGCGCCTCATCACCCTGGACCTGGGGGCGATGGTGGCCGGCGCGAAGTACCGCGGCGAGTTCGAGGAGCGCCTCAAGGCGGTCCTCAAGGAGGTCGCGGACGCGGCCGGCGAAATCATCCTCTTCATCGACGAGATGCACACGCTCGTGGGCGCCGGGAAGGCGGAAGGCGCCATGGACGCGGGCAACATGCTCAAGCCGGCGCTCGCGCGCGGCGAGCTGCACTGCATTGGCGCGACGACGCTGGATGAGTACCGCAAGCACATCGAGAAGGACGCCGCGCTGGAGCGCCGCTTCCAGCCGGTGTTCGTGGGCGAGCCCACGGTGCACGACACCATCAGCATCCTGCGTGGCCTCAAGGAGCGCTACGAGGTCCACCACGGCGTGCGCATCCAGGACTCCGCGCTCGTCGCGGCGGCCACGCTCAGCCACCGGTACATCGCGGACCGCTTCCTGCCGGACAAGGCCATCGACCTGGTCGACGAGGCCTCCAGCCGCCTGCGCATCGAGATCGACTCCATGCCCACGGAGATCGACGACATCCGCCGCAAGGTGACGCAGCTCGAAATCGAGCGCGAGGGCCTGCGCAAGGAGACGGACCCGCACTCGCGCGAGCGCCTGGCCACCATCGAGAAGGAGCTCGCGAACCTCAACGAGAAGTTCAACTCGCTCAAGGCGCACTGGGACGAGGAGAAGAAGGCCATCGCGGCGCTGCGCACGCTCAAGGAGAAGCAGGAGAAGGCGCGCAACGACCAGGCCGCCGCCGAGCGCCAGGGCGACCTGAACCGCGCCGCCGAGCTGAAGTTCGGCGTCATCCCGGGCCTGGAGAAGGAAGTCACGGCGCAGAACGAGAAGCTGGCGGAGCTGCAGAAGCACCAGAAGTTCCTCAAGGAGGAGGTGGACTCCGAGGACATCGCGTCGGTCGTGGCCAAGTGGACGGGCATCCCGGTCTCCAAGCTGATGGAGGGCGAGATGCAGAAGCTGGTCAAGATGGAGGACCGGCTCGCCGAGCGCGTCATCGGTCAGCGCAGCGCGATTGAAGCCGTGTCCAACGCCGTGCGCCGCGCGCGCAGCGGGCTGCAGGACCCGAACCGTCCCATCGGCTCGTTCATCTTCCTGGGCCCCACGGGCGTGGGCAAGACGGAGACGGCGAAGGCGCTGGCGGAGTTCCTCTTCGACGACGACACGGCCATGGTCCGCATCGACATGTCCGAGTACATGGAGAAGCACGCGGTGTCGCGGCTCGTGGGCGCGCCCCCGGGCTACGTCGGCTACGAGGAGGGCGGCCAGCTCACGGAGGCCGTGCGCCGCAGGCCGTACACGGTGGTGCTCTTCGATGAGATCGAGAAGGCACACCACGACGTGTTCAACATCCTGCTGCAGATCCTGGACGAAGGCCGGGTGACGGACAGCCAGGGCCGCACGGTGGACTTCCGCAACACGGTGCTCATCCTCACGTCCAACATCGGCTCGCAGGCCATCCAGGAGGGCATGGCGGGCACGGACACGCTCAACGAGAAGACGCGCGGCGAGGTGATGGAGGCGCTGCGCGGCCACTTCCGGCCGGAGTTCCTCAACCGCGTGGACGAGATCGTCGTCTTCGAGCCGCTGCGCAAGAAGGACATCTACCGCATCGTCGACATCCAGCTGGGCAAGCTGCAGAAGCTGCTCCAGGCCAAGCGCCTGACGCTGGACCTCACGGACAGCGCGCGGGAGCTCCTGGCGGAGCGCGGCTACGACCCGACGTACGGCGCCCGGCCGCTGAAGCGGGCCGTGCAGAAGTACCTGCTGGATCCGCTCGCGCTCCAGGTGCTCAACGGCGAGTTCGCGCCGGGCGAGCACATCCAGGCGGACGCGGGCCCCGACGGGCTCACCTTCGCCAAGGTGCTGGTGGACAACTCCAAGGGCGTGAAGAAGACGGCGTAG
- a CDS encoding DUF1844 domain-containing protein, with translation MSPSEKRGETFVMTGEASPASEESLSFSTFVVGLGSAVLIHLGGAPNPETGRMEKDLPSARQNLDLLAMLREKTRGNLTAEEEKLVDNLLSDLRLRYVEASRK, from the coding sequence ATGAGCCCTTCGGAGAAGCGGGGTGAGACCTTCGTGATGACGGGGGAAGCGAGCCCCGCCTCCGAGGAGTCCCTGTCGTTCAGCACCTTCGTCGTCGGGCTGGGTTCCGCCGTCCTCATCCACCTGGGGGGCGCGCCGAACCCGGAGACGGGCCGCATGGAGAAGGACCTGCCCTCGGCCCGGCAGAACCTGGACCTCCTGGCGATGCTCCGCGAGAAGACGCGCGGCAACCTCACCGCCGAGGAGGAGAAGCTCGTGGACAACCTCCTGTCCGACCTGCGCCTGCGCTACGTGGAGGCGAGCCGGAAGTGA
- the thiE gene encoding thiamine phosphate synthase codes for MNVSPRPPLPQGPYLLVDDSVRPELSLVDKATCLLAGGARVLQLRMKRTPPREALAAARAVVARCREAGAVCLLNDRVDLALLSDAHGVHVGDEDLPPEAARELLGPGRYVGVTARGTEGARTALAAGADYVGVGPLFGTTTKVVQAPVLGLEAFRRVVAESPLPVVGIGGVGLANIAQVAATGAHGAAVVSDVLLAQDIAERVRQLSAAFDSARGTGL; via the coding sequence ATGAACGTCTCGCCCCGCCCCCCGCTTCCCCAAGGCCCGTACCTGTTGGTCGACGACAGCGTCCGTCCGGAGCTGTCCCTGGTGGACAAGGCCACGTGCCTGCTCGCTGGCGGCGCCCGCGTCCTCCAGCTGCGCATGAAGCGCACCCCGCCCCGGGAGGCGCTGGCCGCGGCCCGGGCGGTGGTGGCCCGCTGCCGGGAGGCGGGCGCGGTGTGCCTCCTCAACGACCGGGTGGACCTGGCGCTCCTGTCGGACGCGCACGGGGTGCACGTGGGGGACGAGGACCTGCCCCCGGAGGCCGCGCGGGAGCTCTTGGGCCCGGGCCGGTACGTGGGCGTCACGGCGCGGGGGACGGAAGGGGCCCGGACGGCGCTGGCGGCGGGGGCGGACTACGTGGGCGTGGGGCCGCTCTTCGGCACCACCACGAAGGTGGTGCAGGCGCCGGTGCTGGGGCTGGAGGCCTTCCGGCGGGTGGTGGCGGAGAGCCCGCTGCCGGTGGTGGGCATTGGCGGGGTGGGCCTGGCGAACATCGCCCAGGTGGCGGCGACGGGGGCGCACGGCGCGGCCGTGGTGTCCGACGTCCTGCTCGCCCAGGACATCGCCGAGCGGGTGCGCCAGCTCTCCGCCGCGTTTGACAGCGCGCGGGGGACTGGCCTCTAA
- a CDS encoding gamma-glutamyl-gamma-aminobutyrate hydrolase family protein: MNHPPPRHHGTTPRRPNIGLSPDWVQPADSAFPRYELKVPYAEAVLRAGGLPFVLPYTDDASCVDAYLERVSGLVVTGGAFDIPPSAYGEEAREGMGPLKEGRTAFEAQLIRGALKRNLPVLGVCGGMQLLAVVLGGTLFQDILREVPGARDHEQKHDRTQPQHPVEVKNGTLLAEAVGHGQLMVNSTHHQAVSKPGTDVTVSAVSPDGVVEAIESTAHAFALGVQWHPELMLGTIPVHLGVYKSLVQKAREHRR, translated from the coding sequence ATGAACCATCCACCACCGCGTCATCACGGGACGACCCCGCGTCGTCCCAACATCGGCCTGAGCCCGGACTGGGTCCAGCCGGCCGACTCCGCCTTCCCCCGCTACGAGCTGAAGGTGCCCTACGCGGAGGCGGTGCTGCGCGCGGGGGGCCTGCCCTTCGTGCTGCCGTACACCGACGACGCGTCCTGCGTGGACGCCTACCTGGAGCGGGTGTCCGGGCTGGTGGTGACGGGCGGCGCGTTCGACATCCCCCCGTCCGCGTACGGCGAGGAGGCCCGTGAAGGGATGGGCCCGCTGAAGGAGGGCCGCACGGCCTTCGAGGCGCAGCTCATCCGCGGCGCGCTCAAGCGCAACCTGCCGGTGCTGGGCGTCTGCGGCGGCATGCAGCTCTTGGCCGTGGTGCTGGGCGGCACGCTGTTCCAGGACATCCTGCGCGAGGTGCCGGGCGCGCGCGACCACGAGCAGAAGCACGACCGCACCCAGCCGCAGCACCCGGTGGAGGTGAAGAACGGCACGCTCCTGGCGGAGGCCGTGGGGCACGGGCAGCTGATGGTGAACTCCACGCACCACCAGGCGGTGAGCAAGCCGGGCACGGACGTGACGGTGAGCGCGGTGTCGCCGGACGGCGTGGTGGAGGCCATCGAGTCCACCGCGCACGCGTTCGCGCTGGGCGTGCAGTGGCACCCGGAGCTGATGCTGGGGACCATCCCGGTGCACCTGGGCGTCTACAAGTCGCTGGTGCAGAAGGCGCGAGAGCACCGCCGGTGA
- the thiD gene encoding bifunctional hydroxymethylpyrimidine kinase/phosphomethylpyrimidine kinase: MRPRVLLLAGLEPTGRAGLLADVAAVRARGGDAVAVPTAQTAQGAHTFAVVPASPRMLAAQVTAAREWGPLHAVKWGVVPGPSQLATAKAALKDSDVWWVVDPVVRSSRGQVLSRLTARHYLALAGPRVLVTPNLEEAAWLLGRPALGTVEDAQEAAEALCQRGFGAVLVKGGHLPEGQGLADVLASAGRTVVMRGRRLKRPPERRGTGCRLASALAAELGRGTGPEAAVRAAREHVTGYLRTGRD, encoded by the coding sequence GTGAGGCCTCGCGTCCTGCTCCTGGCGGGACTGGAGCCCACGGGCCGGGCCGGGCTGCTCGCGGACGTGGCCGCGGTGCGCGCGCGGGGCGGCGACGCGGTGGCGGTGCCCACGGCCCAGACGGCGCAGGGCGCGCACACGTTCGCGGTGGTGCCTGCCTCTCCGCGCATGCTGGCCGCGCAGGTGACGGCCGCGCGCGAGTGGGGCCCCCTGCATGCGGTGAAGTGGGGCGTGGTGCCCGGGCCGTCGCAGCTGGCCACCGCGAAGGCGGCGCTCAAGGACTCGGACGTGTGGTGGGTGGTGGATCCGGTGGTGCGCTCGTCGCGGGGGCAGGTGCTGTCGAGGCTGACGGCCCGGCACTACCTGGCGCTGGCGGGCCCGCGCGTGCTGGTGACGCCGAACCTGGAGGAGGCCGCGTGGCTGCTGGGCCGGCCCGCGCTGGGCACGGTGGAGGACGCCCAGGAGGCCGCGGAGGCGCTGTGCCAGCGCGGCTTCGGCGCGGTGCTGGTGAAGGGCGGGCACCTGCCGGAAGGGCAGGGCCTGGCGGACGTGCTCGCGTCCGCCGGCCGCACCGTGGTGATGCGGGGACGGAGGCTGAAGCGGCCCCCTGAGCGCCGGGGCACCGGCTGCCGGCTGGCGTCCGCGCTGGCCGCGGAGCTGGGCCGGGGCACAGGCCCGGAAGCCGCGGTGCGAGCGGCCCGCGAGCATGTCACGGGCTACCTGCGCACCGGCCGGGACTGA
- the dnaB gene encoding replicative DNA helicase, translating into MQNVLDGREGRRVHEDLAAERAVLGAVLADNGLITPVAEVVHADDFASPSHAQIFAAMMRLDQQSKQVDHLTLAEELKVLGQLVAVGGPAYLMGLDQVVPLAANAVQYAHIVKDQALRRRLANAGREIQELASQETGELDVLLDEAERKVFLLAEKKREGDLRPVSELMEQTLDLLDKMKTAATGVTGLSTGYIDLDNQLTGLHAGELIILAARPGVGKTSFAMNIAVHAALKENKAVGIFSLEMPADQLLMRLLASTARVDMKKLRGGRLSPHDEEKFQEMAGALYNAPIYIDDSGGLSPFDLRAKARRVKQKDPRLSLLVIDYLQLMHQKGKVESRQLEVAEISRALKQLAKELEVPIIALSQLSRKVEERKGGKPMLSDLRESGSIEQDADVVMFIHRETEEEGGEGGGGGGGGGGGGGGGQSSTVIPVELIVAKQRNGPIGSIDLVFLAEYTRFESRARTE; encoded by the coding sequence ATGCAGAACGTCCTGGACGGTAGGGAAGGACGGCGGGTCCACGAGGATCTCGCCGCGGAGCGTGCGGTGCTGGGCGCCGTGCTGGCGGACAACGGGCTCATCACGCCCGTGGCGGAGGTCGTCCACGCGGACGACTTCGCCAGCCCTTCGCACGCGCAGATCTTCGCCGCGATGATGCGGCTGGATCAGCAGAGCAAGCAGGTGGACCACCTGACGCTCGCGGAGGAGCTCAAGGTCCTCGGCCAGCTCGTGGCGGTGGGCGGCCCCGCGTACCTGATGGGCCTGGACCAGGTCGTCCCGCTGGCGGCCAACGCCGTGCAGTACGCCCACATCGTCAAGGACCAGGCGCTGCGCCGGCGCCTGGCCAACGCGGGCCGGGAGATCCAGGAACTCGCCAGCCAGGAGACGGGCGAGCTGGACGTCCTGCTCGATGAGGCCGAGCGCAAGGTCTTCCTCCTCGCGGAGAAGAAGCGCGAAGGCGACCTGCGTCCGGTCAGCGAGCTGATGGAGCAGACGCTCGACCTGCTGGACAAGATGAAGACCGCGGCGACGGGCGTGACGGGCCTGTCCACGGGCTACATCGACCTGGACAACCAGCTGACGGGGCTGCACGCCGGTGAGCTCATCATCCTCGCGGCGCGTCCCGGCGTGGGCAAGACGTCCTTCGCCATGAACATCGCGGTGCACGCGGCGCTGAAGGAGAACAAGGCCGTCGGCATCTTCAGCCTGGAAATGCCCGCGGATCAGCTGCTCATGCGTCTGCTCGCGTCCACCGCGCGCGTGGACATGAAGAAGCTGCGTGGCGGCCGGCTGTCCCCGCACGACGAGGAGAAGTTCCAGGAGATGGCGGGCGCGCTCTACAACGCGCCCATCTACATCGACGACTCGGGCGGTCTGTCCCCGTTCGACCTGCGCGCGAAGGCGCGGCGTGTGAAGCAGAAGGACCCGCGCCTGTCGCTGCTCGTCATCGACTACCTCCAGCTGATGCACCAGAAGGGCAAGGTGGAGAGCCGCCAGCTGGAAGTGGCGGAAATCTCCCGCGCGCTCAAGCAACTGGCCAAGGAGCTGGAAGTGCCCATCATCGCGCTCAGCCAGCTCAGCCGTAAGGTGGAGGAGCGCAAGGGCGGCAAGCCCATGCTGTCGGACCTGCGTGAGTCCGGCTCCATCGAGCAGGACGCCGACGTGGTGATGTTCATCCACCGCGAGACGGAAGAGGAAGGCGGCGAGGGCGGAGGAGGCGGTGGAGGTGGCGGTGGCGGTGGTGGCGGGGGCCAGAGCAGCACGGTCATCCCCGTGGAGCTCATCGTCGCCAAGCAGCGTAACGGCCCCATCGGCTCCATCGACCTGGTGTTCCTCGCGGAGTACACGCGCTTCGAAAGCCGCGCCCGGACCGAGTAG